The nucleotide window CTCTAATCCTTTGACTTTAGGTGTCCGTAACTCTTTCAATTTAAATAAGTCATTACCTATCACCGACTCACTTTTCCTAATCCATCACAAAAAACCATTTCGGCCGCAAAAATTTTCACACTCACCTTTACTGTATGAACAAACAGTATATACTGTTTTCTTATACAGTATTGTTCAGTTATACAGGTAAATAAAAATGCTGGCTCATCTAAGTGTTAATAACTTTGCGATTGTTAAGTCTCTGCAACTCGAGCTGTCTAAGGGCATGACCACCATTACCGGTGAGACAGGCGCGGGTAAATCTATCGCTATTGATGCTCTCGGACTCTGCTTAGGAGGACGAGCAGATGCAGGTATGGTGCGACAAGGCGAAGAAAAAACCGAAGTGAGTGCGGCTTTCTTACTGGATAACAACCTACATGCAACGCGTTGGCTAGAAGACAATGACCTGCTCGATGGCAGTGAGTGTATTTTGCGTCGTATCATTACTAAAGAAGGCCGTTCAAGAGCCTTCATCAATGGCAGCCCGGTACCACTTTCACAACTCAAATCTCTCGGCCAGCTTCTGATTAATATTCATGGTCAGCATGCTCATCATCAGTTGATGAAAAGTGATCATCAAATGGCCATGCTGGATCAATATGCGGGTCACCTGAATCTACTAAAAAGTACTCGAAGTGCCTATCAGCACTGGCGTCAGGCTGACAATAACCTCAAGCAACTAAAAGAAAATAGCCAGCAGAATCAGGCACAAAAACAGTTGCTTGAATACCAAATCAAAGAACTGAATGAGTTATCGCTAGGTGAAGAAGAATTTGCAGAACTCGAACAAGAGCACAAACGGCTGTCCAATAGCGGTGAGCTCGCCGCTACCTGTCAGCAAGCCATCGAACTTATTTACGAAGGTGAAGAAGTCAATGCGCTTGGTATTTTGCAATCGGCCAATCACTCCCTGATTCAATTAGCTGAATTAGACGAAAAATTAGCAGAACTTCCCAATATGCTGGCAGAAGCCATGATTCAACTGGAAGAAACCAAAAACGAACTTCGCAGTTACCTTGACGGCATTGATGTCGATCCG belongs to Vibrio sp. STUT-A11 and includes:
- the recN gene encoding DNA repair protein RecN, whose amino-acid sequence is MLAHLSVNNFAIVKSLQLELSKGMTTITGETGAGKSIAIDALGLCLGGRADAGMVRQGEEKTEVSAAFLLDNNLHATRWLEDNDLLDGSECILRRIITKEGRSRAFINGSPVPLSQLKSLGQLLINIHGQHAHHQLMKSDHQMAMLDQYAGHLNLLKSTRSAYQHWRQADNNLKQLKENSQQNQAQKQLLEYQIKELNELSLGEEEFAELEQEHKRLSNSGELAATCQQAIELIYEGEEVNALGILQSANHSLIQLAELDEKLAELPNMLAEAMIQLEETKNELRSYLDGIDVDPGRMAYVEERFSKVMSMARKHHVMPEELYQHHQDLLAQIEALDCSDERLDELAQEVEQKYQSFLNSAEKLHKSRSRYAKELNKLISQSMHELSMEKAVFSIEVNNDNTHPSPLGMDSVCFLVSTNPGQPLQPIAKVASGGELSRISLAIQVITAQKVDTPSLIFDEVDVGISGPTAAVVGKMLRKLGESTQVMCVTHLPQVAGCGHQQMFVAKQTKKGQTETQMHALDEQQRVAELARLLGGSQITDSTLANAKELLIAA